The following coding sequences lie in one Lolium perenne isolate Kyuss_39 chromosome 2, Kyuss_2.0, whole genome shotgun sequence genomic window:
- the LOC139835927 gene encoding uncharacterized protein, with protein sequence MIQKARPTNRAQKLITRQVNMAVLAPPTTVEYLNWSDQPIGFDRADHPPQVPRPGHSALVIPAQIAGYDIPRVFVDGGSSINLIFANTLMKMHISLSNLAPTETRFHGITPEKPNYPLGKIALDVQFGSAENFRKEKIEFEVMDWPSQYHAILGRPAYARFMAVPHYAYLLWRMPGPKGPITIRGSFTLSDKCDKDFNKISESFGMQAKFEAAKFTTNHDA encoded by the exons atgatccagaaggcGAGGCCAACAAACAGGGCGCAGAAGTTAATAACGAGGCAAGTCAATATGGCAGTACTAGCACCTCCCACGACAGTCGAATATCTGAATTGGTCGGATCAGCCCATAGGGTTCGACAGGGCAGACCACCCGCCACAGGTGCCAAGGCCAGGCCACTCTGCGTTGGTTATTCCTGCACAGATCGCAGGGTATGATATCCCTCGGGTCTTTGTAGATGGTGGAAGCAGTATCAACCTCATTTTCGCTAACACATTGATGAAAATGCATATCTCTCTGAGCAACCTCGCCCCGACAGAAACACGTTTCCACGGGATCACGCCGGAAAAGCCAAATTATCCCTTGGGAAAGATTGcactcgacgttcagttcgggtCGGCAGAAAACttcaggaaagaaaagatcgagttcgaagtgatGGACTGGCCATCGCAGTACCACGCCATTTTGGGAAGACCTGCGTATGCAAGATTCATGGCGGTACCTCATTATGcatacctactatggaggatgccAGGACCTAAAGGCCCGATAACAATCAGAGGCAGCTTCACGCTGTCAGATAAGTGCGACAAAGACTTCAATAAAATCTCCGAATCATTCGGGATGCAAGCTAAATTTGAGGCAGCTAAATTCACAACAAACCACGAT GCTTGA